One window from the genome of Fulvivirga lutea encodes:
- a CDS encoding sensor histidine kinase, whose protein sequence is MMFTHRLRYLFILLLSVYSFLNILFTEGNKLFGFSISNVTFFAVILVLVAFIWEGNRLVEKYLIQPVLSKKVHPLIIFFLLSVVYVAILSLASTFILSRVFSDTTHQILTFKLTLGFTFRVNLFLHCINAIYFFINQYNTTQLLAEKLKKESAEAQFAALRNQVNPHFLFNSFNVLSTLVYKDADTASKFIDQLSEVYRYLLQNQQNKVVSLRDELKFLQSYIFLQKIRFQDNLDITIKLDDTILDTYVAPATLQLLIENAIKHNVVSKSNPLQVVIKNQNNFIVVENSLNLKSVKEESTQIGLKNIRSRYNYLCGDDAIITNSNGVFTVKIPIIPEL, encoded by the coding sequence ATGATGTTTACCCACCGCCTGAGATATTTATTTATACTGCTTCTCTCAGTGTATTCATTCCTGAATATATTATTTACGGAGGGCAATAAGCTTTTTGGCTTTTCTATTTCAAACGTCACTTTTTTTGCAGTAATACTTGTGCTTGTTGCTTTTATATGGGAAGGTAATCGCCTTGTAGAAAAGTATTTAATTCAGCCCGTTCTAAGTAAAAAAGTACATCCGCTCATCATTTTCTTCTTATTAAGTGTGGTTTATGTGGCGATATTATCACTTGCATCAACATTTATTTTGAGTAGGGTTTTTTCAGATACTACACACCAAATACTCACATTTAAGTTAACCTTAGGGTTTACATTCAGAGTGAATTTATTTCTACACTGCATTAATGCGATTTACTTTTTCATAAATCAATACAACACTACGCAGCTACTGGCAGAAAAATTAAAGAAGGAAAGTGCAGAAGCACAATTTGCCGCCCTTAGAAATCAGGTAAACCCGCATTTCTTATTTAATAGTTTCAATGTACTCTCCACATTAGTTTACAAAGATGCTGACACAGCTTCCAAGTTCATAGATCAGTTAAGCGAGGTGTATAGGTATTTGCTTCAAAATCAGCAGAATAAGGTGGTTAGTCTACGCGATGAGCTCAAATTTTTACAGTCGTATATCTTTTTACAAAAAATACGATTTCAAGATAACCTAGACATTACCATTAAGCTTGATGATACAATTCTTGATACCTACGTAGCACCTGCTACACTTCAATTGCTCATTGAAAATGCGATAAAACATAATGTGGTATCCAAGTCAAACCCATTACAGGTGGTGATAAAAAATCAAAATAATTTCATTGTTGTAGAAAACAGTTTAAATCTCAAATCGGTTAAAGAAGAGTCTACACAAATAGGGTTGAAAAATATAAGAAGTAGATACAACTATTTGTGTGGTGATGATGCCATTATTACAAATTCTAATGGCGTTTTTACAGTTAAAATTCCGATAATTCCTGAGTTATGA
- a CDS encoding LytR/AlgR family response regulator transcription factor produces MNVLIVEDEPLAAERLESLLQDYDSSIRILSVIDTVDEAAPFIDKHREDLDLVFLDIQLADGKSFEIFNKISYNKPVVFTTAYDEYAINAFKLNSIDYLLKPIKYEQLEAALNKYHELNKNSTSENPTLDAEFIKELLGSAKAFKKRFLVKYGSKIMFKNTTEAAVFSAEDKICHLHSYEAGRKYVIDHTLEELDTQLLNPEQFFRINRQYILNLDAIKELNTKDQKLEIQLNFPFKEKLQVSRSKVSDFKSWIDR; encoded by the coding sequence ATGAATGTATTAATTGTAGAAGATGAACCGCTGGCAGCCGAGCGATTGGAATCTCTTTTACAAGATTATGATTCCTCCATTCGCATTTTATCTGTCATTGATACAGTGGACGAAGCGGCACCATTCATTGATAAACACAGGGAAGATCTGGATTTAGTCTTTCTGGATATTCAGCTAGCCGATGGAAAAAGCTTCGAAATCTTTAACAAGATAAGCTATAACAAGCCTGTTGTTTTCACCACTGCCTACGATGAATACGCCATCAATGCCTTCAAATTAAATAGCATTGACTATCTACTAAAACCCATTAAGTATGAGCAGCTAGAAGCTGCATTGAACAAATATCATGAGCTAAATAAAAACTCCACTTCTGAAAATCCAACATTAGATGCTGAATTCATAAAGGAGCTTTTGGGAAGCGCCAAGGCATTTAAAAAGCGGTTTTTGGTTAAGTATGGGAGTAAGATTATGTTCAAGAATACAACAGAAGCTGCGGTATTTTCTGCTGAAGATAAAATTTGCCATTTACATTCGTACGAGGCAGGTAGAAAATATGTGATTGATCATACTCTTGAAGAGCTTGACACCCAGTTGTTAAATCCGGAGCAGTTTTTTAGAATTAACAGGCAATACATTCTCAACCTTGATGCTATTAAAGAATTAAACACTAAAGATCAGAAACTTGAAATACAGCTTAATTTTCCTTTCAAGGAGAAGCTGCAGGTAAGCAGAAGTAAAGTATCTGATTTCAAATCATGGATAGACAGATAA
- a CDS encoding fasciclin domain-containing protein, translating to MKNRMLVNSKFLRLLFGLTLFAMVATSCDDDDDNGNSNVTNPTLTQAATDAGLTTLNEAVTAAGLVSDLESAAEITVFAPNNTAFSNLLSALNVDNLDQLVTEIGGIENLEVVLGYHVVPAVAFANDLADGEQELTTLSGQSLTVTKSAAGVSVTDAAGNTFDVVTADVAIDNGVVHVIDGVLLPTLTLPTVVQAATDAGLSTLLDAVTAADLGDALTGAEAITVFGPTNDSFAQLLAEYGVSDLNGLIDRLGAATVSAVLQYHVVPSVAFSHDLSDGMMLETLQGEMLTVNVDGANVSLTDQDGLTYNVTAADVAIVNGVVHVIDGVVLPIDRPTVVTAATDAGLTTLLDAVTAAALGDALLGADAITVFAPTNDAFADLLAAQSVTTLEELIDKLGAEAVTDVLEFHVVPAVAYSGDLTDGAMFETLDGEMLTVNVSGTDVTVTDVNGNTFNVTTADVTIENGVVHVIDGVLLPTL from the coding sequence ATGAAAAATAGAATGTTAGTAAACTCGAAATTTTTACGTCTATTGTTCGGCTTAACTTTGTTTGCGATGGTTGCCACATCGTGCGATGATGACGATGACAATGGTAATTCCAATGTCACCAATCCAACCCTAACGCAAGCAGCTACTGATGCCGGCTTAACTACTTTAAACGAAGCGGTAACAGCTGCAGGTCTTGTGTCAGACTTGGAAAGCGCTGCTGAGATAACAGTATTTGCTCCAAACAATACTGCTTTCTCTAATTTATTATCTGCACTAAACGTAGATAACCTTGACCAATTGGTAACAGAAATTGGTGGAATTGAAAACTTAGAGGTTGTTCTAGGCTATCATGTTGTGCCGGCAGTTGCTTTTGCTAACGACCTGGCCGATGGTGAGCAGGAACTAACTACATTGAGTGGACAAAGCCTTACCGTTACTAAATCTGCGGCTGGCGTTTCTGTAACTGATGCAGCGGGTAATACATTTGATGTAGTTACTGCTGATGTAGCTATTGATAATGGTGTTGTTCATGTTATTGATGGTGTGTTATTGCCAACATTAACATTACCTACTGTAGTGCAAGCAGCCACTGACGCAGGTCTTTCTACTTTATTAGATGCTGTAACTGCTGCCGATTTGGGAGATGCATTAACCGGTGCTGAAGCAATTACTGTTTTTGGACCAACTAACGATTCTTTTGCTCAGCTTTTAGCGGAATATGGAGTGTCAGACTTAAATGGCTTAATTGATCGTTTAGGTGCTGCAACAGTTTCTGCTGTATTGCAATATCACGTTGTTCCATCAGTCGCTTTTTCACACGACCTATCAGATGGTATGATGTTGGAAACCTTGCAAGGTGAAATGCTAACTGTAAATGTTGATGGTGCGAACGTGTCGCTTACAGACCAAGACGGATTGACTTACAATGTTACTGCCGCAGATGTAGCCATCGTAAATGGTGTGGTGCACGTAATTGATGGAGTTGTACTTCCAATTGACAGACCTACAGTAGTAACTGCAGCAACTGATGCTGGGCTAACTACACTTTTAGATGCAGTTACAGCAGCAGCTTTAGGTGATGCTTTGCTAGGAGCTGATGCCATTACAGTATTTGCACCAACAAATGATGCTTTTGCTGACCTATTGGCTGCACAGTCAGTAACTACATTAGAAGAGTTGATTGATAAGCTTGGTGCAGAAGCCGTTACAGACGTGTTAGAATTTCACGTTGTGCCAGCGGTAGCATATTCTGGTGATTTAACAGATGGAGCTATGTTCGAAACGTTAGATGGCGAAATGTTAACAGTAAATGTGAGTGGTACTGATGTAACAGTGACAGATGTAAATGGTAACACATTTAATGTAACTACTGCCGATGTAACCATAGAAAATGGCGTAGTGCACGTAATTGATGGAGTTCTATTACCAACACTTTAA